From the genome of Halomonas sp. I5-271120, one region includes:
- a CDS encoding hemerythrin domain-containing protein, with protein MLNQLRLDHANMARLLHVLQLKHKTLAEGERPDFQLVREVVDYILDYMDGFTVPLEKVFGQELMDKAPEAEGLSERLADNYHALHERLMRLSHDLDMVLMDVAIPMDRFADDLGAYLEAHRAYLRDEREELFPLIREHFDDEAMKLLAESLPEGAAAKLESLQEAYPELYAELCAAPDPMV; from the coding sequence ATGCTGAATCAACTGCGCCTGGACCATGCCAACATGGCGCGGCTGCTGCACGTGTTGCAGCTCAAACATAAGACGCTGGCGGAGGGTGAGCGCCCAGATTTCCAACTGGTGCGCGAGGTCGTCGATTACATCCTCGACTACATGGACGGTTTTACCGTGCCGCTGGAGAAGGTCTTCGGTCAGGAGTTGATGGACAAGGCGCCCGAAGCCGAGGGGCTCAGCGAGCGCTTGGCTGATAACTACCATGCCCTGCATGAGCGCCTGATGCGTCTGTCTCACGATCTGGACATGGTGCTGATGGACGTGGCGATTCCCATGGACCGCTTCGCCGATGATCTCGGGGCCTACCTTGAGGCACACCGCGCCTATCTGCGCGACGAACGCGAGGAGCTCTTCCCGCTGATTCGTGAACATTTTGATGACGAGGCCATGAAGCTTCTCGCCGAATCGCTGCCCGAGGGTGCAGCAGCCAAGCTTGAAAGCCTTCAAGAAGCCTACCCGGAGCTCTATGCCGAGCTTTGCGCGGCGCCGGACCCGATGGTCTGA
- a CDS encoding replication-associated recombination protein A, with the protein MDLFSQQHAQEHAPLAYRMRPRQLSDYVGQLALVGPGKPLRRMAETATVRSMILWGPPGVGKTTLAEILANESGAELEHMSAVMAGVKDIRAAVERAGVAQGQNRPTLLFLDEIHRLNKSQQDALLPHVESGLLTLIGATTENPSFEVNSALLSRARVYVLKALGEEELLAVLHQALEDCERGLGARRIRAEDDVLKLLAHAAGGDARRALGLLETACDFTHPDGDGERLEKEGLAEVLGHQASAFDKQGDHFYDLLSAIHKSIRSSRVDAALLYIAQFTQGGGDPLDVIRRLTAIASEDVGNADPRALPLVMAAWDAYLRLGDYEGQRAIAQAAIHLAIAPKSNAIDQAWKKAKAFAAEHPTLEVPSYLRNAPTKLMESLGHGQGYRYAHNEPNGYPAGSSHDCWPEGAPRTSLYTPSEYGQEKRFKQMLDWRAELDAQADQQQ; encoded by the coding sequence ATGGATCTCTTCAGCCAGCAGCACGCCCAGGAGCACGCGCCCCTGGCCTACCGGATGCGCCCCCGCCAGCTGAGCGACTATGTCGGCCAGCTGGCGCTGGTCGGCCCCGGCAAGCCGCTGCGCCGCATGGCCGAAACCGCCACCGTGCGCTCGATGATTCTGTGGGGGCCGCCGGGGGTCGGCAAGACGACCCTGGCCGAGATTCTGGCCAATGAATCCGGCGCCGAGCTCGAGCACATGTCGGCGGTGATGGCGGGGGTCAAGGATATCCGCGCCGCCGTGGAGCGGGCGGGCGTCGCTCAGGGCCAGAACCGCCCCACGCTGCTTTTCCTCGACGAGATCCACCGCCTCAACAAGAGCCAGCAGGATGCCCTGCTGCCGCATGTGGAGTCGGGCCTGCTGACGCTGATCGGAGCTACCACCGAGAACCCGTCTTTCGAGGTCAACTCGGCACTGCTCTCCCGTGCGCGGGTCTATGTACTCAAGGCGCTCGGTGAAGAGGAGCTGCTCGCGGTGCTGCACCAGGCGCTGGAGGATTGCGAGCGAGGCCTTGGCGCGCGACGCATCCGTGCCGAAGACGACGTGCTCAAGCTGCTTGCGCATGCTGCCGGTGGCGATGCCCGCCGGGCGCTGGGACTTCTGGAAACCGCCTGCGACTTCACCCATCCCGACGGCGACGGCGAGCGGCTCGAGAAAGAGGGCCTGGCCGAGGTGCTCGGCCATCAGGCCAGTGCCTTCGACAAGCAGGGCGATCACTTCTATGACTTGCTCTCGGCCATCCATAAGTCGATCCGCTCCTCGCGCGTCGATGCGGCCCTGCTCTATATCGCCCAGTTCACCCAGGGCGGCGGCGACCCGCTGGATGTGATCCGGCGACTGACGGCAATTGCCTCTGAAGACGTGGGCAATGCCGACCCGCGGGCGCTGCCGTTGGTCATGGCGGCCTGGGATGCCTACCTGCGCCTGGGCGATTACGAAGGCCAGCGAGCCATCGCTCAGGCCGCCATTCATCTCGCCATCGCCCCCAAGAGCAATGCCATCGACCAGGCCTGGAAGAAGGCCAAAGCCTTTGCCGCCGAGCACCCCACCCTCGAAGTCCCGAGCTACCTGCGCAATGCCCCCACCAAGCTGATGGAATCCCTCGGCCACGGTCAGGGCTATCGCTATGCCCATAACGAACCCAACGGCTATCCGGCCGGTTCGTCACATGATTGCTGGCCGGAGGGCGCACCGCGCACCAGCCTCTACACTCCCAGCGAATACGGCCAGGAGAAGCGCTTCAAGCAGATGCTCGACTGGCGCGCCGAGCTCGACGCACAGGCCGATCAGCAGCAGTGA
- the lolA gene encoding outer membrane lipoprotein chaperone LolA, which yields MTPTRLATFGFALMMPLTALADEGAERLTQLLEPINTYRADFEQQILDGSGQRLQQASGRMWLSRPGRFRWEVESPYRQVVVSDGEDIYLHDPDLEQVTVQPLDTRVTHTPALLLSGSADELTTNYDVERRQQGTAETFTLDPRSPDTLFEELQLTFYAEELGMLQMTDSTGQRTAIAFDNVEQNAAIDDARFTFEIPEGVDVIRETAR from the coding sequence ATGACACCGACACGCCTAGCTACCTTCGGCTTCGCCCTGATGATGCCGCTTACGGCACTGGCCGACGAAGGCGCCGAGCGCTTGACGCAGCTGCTGGAGCCGATCAACACTTATCGGGCCGATTTCGAGCAGCAGATCCTCGACGGCAGTGGCCAGCGCCTGCAGCAGGCCAGCGGCCGCATGTGGCTGTCGCGTCCGGGCCGCTTCCGCTGGGAGGTCGAGTCACCCTATCGCCAGGTGGTGGTCTCTGACGGTGAAGATATCTACCTGCATGACCCGGACCTGGAGCAGGTCACCGTGCAGCCGCTGGATACGCGGGTCACCCATACCCCGGCCCTGCTGCTCTCGGGCAGCGCCGATGAGCTCACGACGAACTACGACGTCGAACGTCGCCAGCAGGGAACCGCTGAGACCTTCACCCTGGACCCACGCAGTCCCGATACGCTCTTCGAGGAACTGCAGCTGACCTTCTACGCCGAGGAACTCGGCATGCTGCAGATGACCGACAGCACCGGCCAGCGTACCGCTATCGCCTTCGATAACGTGGAACAGAACGCCGCCATCGATGACGCGCGTTTCACGTTCGAGATTCCCGAAGGGGTCGATGTTATCCGCGAGACCGCGCGCTAG
- the trmA gene encoding tRNA (uridine(54)-C5)-methyltransferase TrmA has product MAVPVVDPARYGEQLEAKRERIITQFSHLATPELEVFASPASHYRMRCEFRIWREGDELFYAMFEPDPERPDKKRPVRVDQFPVASERINELMPLLLEAVREDPVLGRKLFQVDFLTTLSGEALITLIYHRPLGEDWESAARALEERLGVMIIGRSRKQRLVLTRNHVWERLTVEGRELNYQQVENSFTQPNAAICQSMLGWALDATRHSEERDLVELYCGNGNFTVALAENFRRVLATEISRTSVASAKANLAANDVDNVHVSRMSAEEFSLALKGEKGGRRVAEMGLADYDFSTVLVDPPRAGLDDESCDQLSGYDRIIYISCNPDTLVNNLARLTQTHDITRFALFDQFPWTHHCECGVLLERRA; this is encoded by the coding sequence GTGGCCGTACCCGTTGTCGACCCCGCCCGCTATGGCGAGCAGCTTGAGGCCAAACGCGAGCGCATCATCACCCAGTTCTCGCACCTGGCGACGCCTGAGCTCGAGGTCTTTGCCTCGCCGGCGAGCCATTACCGCATGCGCTGCGAGTTTCGCATCTGGCGCGAGGGCGACGAGCTCTTCTATGCCATGTTCGAGCCTGACCCGGAGCGCCCGGACAAGAAGCGCCCGGTTCGGGTCGACCAGTTCCCGGTGGCCAGCGAGCGGATCAATGAGCTGATGCCACTGCTGCTTGAGGCGGTGCGCGAGGATCCGGTGCTCGGCCGCAAGCTGTTTCAGGTCGATTTTCTCACCACCCTGTCCGGTGAGGCGCTGATCACCCTGATCTATCATCGCCCCCTGGGCGAGGACTGGGAGTCCGCGGCCCGGGCGCTGGAGGAGCGTCTCGGGGTGATGATCATCGGCCGCTCTCGCAAGCAACGCCTGGTACTGACCCGCAATCATGTCTGGGAGCGCCTCACCGTCGAGGGGCGAGAGCTTAACTATCAGCAGGTCGAGAACAGCTTCACCCAACCCAATGCCGCGATCTGCCAGTCGATGCTTGGCTGGGCACTGGACGCGACGCGCCACAGCGAGGAGCGTGACCTGGTCGAGCTCTACTGTGGTAATGGCAACTTCACGGTGGCGCTGGCCGAGAACTTTCGCCGCGTGCTGGCGACCGAAATTTCGCGTACCTCGGTGGCGTCGGCCAAGGCTAACCTCGCCGCCAACGACGTCGATAATGTGCATGTGTCGCGGATGTCCGCCGAGGAGTTCTCCCTGGCCTTGAAGGGCGAGAAGGGCGGACGCCGAGTGGCCGAGATGGGGCTTGCCGACTACGATTTCTCTACCGTGCTGGTCGACCCGCCCCGCGCTGGGCTTGATGACGAGAGCTGCGATCAGCTCAGCGGTTATGACCGTATCATCTACATTTCATGCAACCCGGATACCTTGGTGAACAACCTGGCGCGCCTGACCCAGACCCATGACATCACGCGCTTCGCCCTTTTCGACCAGTTCCCCTGGACGCACCACTGTGAGTGTGGGGTGCTTCTCGAGCGCCGGGCATGA
- the aat gene encoding leucyl/phenylalanyl-tRNA--protein transferase yields MLPWLPTSPVQFPSINQALDEPDGLLAAGGDLTPDWLIAAYRCGIFPWFSDDQPILWWSPSPRMVLFPGEIRIRRSLAKRLRNAGFKVTWNTAFPAVIEACAATRSDDEGTWISDDMRKAYVALHSLGYAQSIEVWRDGSLVGGLYGVGMGRVFFGESMFSRVPDASKVALVYLARHLQALGGGLIDCQMHTSHLASMGAREIARQEFINYLDLYIQGQDGIAPRMAAKAPEDDIISEGGR; encoded by the coding sequence ATGCTGCCCTGGTTGCCCACTTCTCCCGTGCAATTCCCGTCGATCAATCAGGCACTTGACGAGCCGGATGGCCTGCTCGCGGCGGGTGGAGACCTGACGCCTGACTGGCTGATCGCGGCCTATCGATGCGGCATTTTCCCCTGGTTCAGCGACGACCAGCCGATCCTGTGGTGGAGCCCCAGCCCACGCATGGTGCTGTTCCCAGGAGAGATCCGCATTCGCCGCAGCTTGGCCAAGCGGTTGCGCAACGCGGGCTTCAAGGTAACCTGGAACACGGCGTTTCCGGCCGTCATCGAGGCCTGCGCCGCCACCCGATCGGATGACGAGGGCACCTGGATCAGCGATGACATGCGCAAGGCCTATGTCGCTCTGCATTCACTTGGCTATGCACAGTCGATCGAGGTCTGGCGCGACGGCAGCCTGGTCGGCGGCCTTTATGGCGTCGGCATGGGCCGGGTGTTTTTCGGTGAATCGATGTTCAGCCGTGTGCCGGATGCATCCAAGGTTGCCCTGGTCTATCTGGCCCGCCACCTGCAGGCACTGGGGGGCGGACTGATCGACTGTCAGATGCACACCTCGCATCTTGCCAGCATGGGCGCCCGTGAGATCGCCCGCCAGGAGTTCATCAACTATCTTGATCTGTACATTCAGGGGCAAGATGGCATCGCGCCACGAATGGCCGCGAAGGCCCCCGAGGATGACATCATTAGCGAAGGGGGCCGTTGA
- a CDS encoding DNA translocase FtsK, which yields MSVKNKASSRRETAAGAKERARRFGVRLQGAAREGVVILLLAACVFLLLAMFSYQASDPGWSHSGPDVTVNNWMGPVGAWLADVLYSLFGASALWWPGMLGFAGWRMSRVRQVHLQWDTLGLAVRTGGLFLLMLGTTTLGALHFFNPESGLPYAAGGIVGEEMVRTLTPLVGSHGTTLLSLVALLCGFPPFSGVSWLRVMDESGHLVQRVIGWCRDRSQRAREEADAQEPVAETEPAEVSGEDDDAAQAPSWWQRLWPWSRRYSDDEMPAEEAGLREPQWNPDQGTDIPWEVPERTPSAKQPGAAYSERMAPKDANEQASPDSRPAEPEPAKAPPLRAETIPEPVLPEDDEPPWTGMSLRAERDMPAKAPEAPPEPAQTQASESVSETPTAPGPVDDAVDQDDRPAPAMASSGSSPQSVARHARREPMISWQDADWDDDKPPQKAKERQADSKTESWEERGEENEPRSEGAEVASSPAPVLPPVAQPAASTTSPSTSPLEQRDETAQEQVRQKESTEECSAQPMSAQESVAQESSDQVPETPAEPRVASAEQARAAADHPDEPALWTVEHLQNQRSSMDDLPDIDGELPSLRLLTPAEAHQPNYTEEQLAEMAELLEVRLREYGVKAEVVHTWPGPVITRFEIKPAAGVKVSKISNLAKDLARSLMVKSVRVVEIIPGRPTVGIEIPNPHRAMIRLREVIDSDSYQDASSPLTMALGQDIGGAPVVANLGKMPHLLVAGTTGSGKSVGVNAMLISMLLKATPDEVRMIMVDPKMLELSVYDGIPHLLAPVVTDMKEAANALRWCVAEMERRYKLMAAMGVRNIAGFNAKLDEAERAGAQVADPLWEPQPWQMHESPPVLEKLPYIVVVIDEFADMFMIVGKKVEELIARLAQKARAAGIHLILATQRPSVDVVTGLIKANIPTRMAFQVSSRIDSRTILDQGGAENLLGHGDMLYLPAGAGLPMRVHGAFVDDDEVHRVAEDWKRRGEPEYIDEILSGGVSADALAGLEGDSGSGDDDAEQDALYDEAVMFVTESRRASISAVQRRFKIGYNRAARLVETMEGAGVVSTMGTNGSREVLAPPPVGN from the coding sequence TTGAGTGTCAAGAACAAGGCGAGTAGCCGCCGCGAGACGGCAGCCGGCGCCAAGGAGAGGGCGCGCCGCTTCGGGGTGCGACTGCAAGGAGCTGCCCGTGAGGGCGTGGTGATTCTGCTGTTGGCGGCCTGCGTTTTCCTGCTGCTGGCAATGTTCAGCTATCAGGCCTCGGATCCCGGCTGGTCGCACAGCGGCCCGGATGTAACCGTGAACAACTGGATGGGGCCGGTGGGCGCCTGGCTTGCCGATGTGCTGTATTCGTTGTTCGGCGCCAGTGCTCTCTGGTGGCCAGGCATGCTGGGCTTTGCCGGCTGGCGGATGAGCCGGGTACGTCAGGTGCACCTGCAGTGGGATACGCTGGGGCTGGCCGTGCGTACCGGCGGGCTCTTCCTGCTAATGCTGGGTACCACCACCCTCGGGGCCCTGCATTTCTTCAATCCCGAAAGCGGGTTGCCCTATGCCGCTGGCGGTATCGTCGGCGAAGAGATGGTGCGCACTCTGACGCCGCTGGTCGGCAGTCACGGCACCACGCTGCTGTCACTGGTCGCGCTGCTATGCGGTTTCCCGCCTTTCTCCGGGGTCTCCTGGCTACGGGTGATGGACGAGTCCGGTCATCTGGTGCAGCGCGTGATTGGCTGGTGCCGTGATCGGTCGCAGCGTGCACGCGAAGAAGCCGATGCCCAGGAACCTGTTGCTGAGACCGAGCCCGCGGAAGTCAGCGGCGAAGATGATGATGCGGCACAGGCGCCTAGCTGGTGGCAGCGCCTGTGGCCCTGGAGCCGTCGCTATAGCGACGACGAGATGCCGGCCGAGGAGGCTGGGCTTCGCGAGCCGCAGTGGAATCCTGATCAAGGCACCGATATTCCCTGGGAGGTGCCCGAGCGCACGCCTTCGGCCAAACAGCCAGGCGCCGCTTACAGTGAGCGGATGGCCCCGAAGGACGCCAATGAGCAGGCGTCACCGGACTCTCGGCCGGCCGAGCCCGAGCCCGCGAAGGCGCCCCCGCTGCGGGCTGAGACGATTCCAGAGCCGGTGCTGCCGGAAGACGACGAGCCTCCCTGGACCGGCATGTCGCTGCGGGCCGAGCGCGATATGCCCGCCAAGGCACCGGAAGCCCCCCCGGAGCCAGCTCAAACACAGGCATCAGAATCGGTTTCAGAGACGCCGACAGCGCCTGGGCCCGTTGACGACGCAGTGGACCAGGATGACCGCCCCGCGCCGGCCATGGCGTCTTCGGGGTCTTCGCCGCAGTCCGTTGCACGTCATGCCCGCCGTGAACCGATGATCAGCTGGCAGGACGCGGACTGGGACGATGACAAGCCGCCTCAAAAGGCGAAAGAACGTCAGGCAGACAGCAAGACAGAGAGTTGGGAAGAGCGCGGCGAAGAGAATGAGCCCCGCAGCGAGGGGGCCGAGGTAGCGTCATCTCCCGCGCCCGTGCTGCCTCCAGTTGCGCAGCCTGCTGCGTCTACCACGTCGCCTTCTACCTCGCCTCTGGAGCAACGAGACGAGACAGCTCAAGAGCAGGTGAGACAAAAAGAGTCGACTGAAGAATGCTCAGCGCAGCCAATGTCGGCCCAAGAAAGCGTTGCTCAAGAAAGCTCTGATCAAGTGCCAGAGACTCCCGCCGAGCCCCGGGTCGCCAGCGCCGAGCAGGCTCGCGCGGCGGCGGATCACCCGGATGAGCCCGCGCTTTGGACCGTCGAGCACCTGCAGAACCAGCGCTCTTCAATGGATGACCTGCCGGATATCGACGGGGAGCTGCCCTCGCTCCGGCTGCTGACCCCTGCCGAAGCCCATCAGCCCAACTACACAGAGGAACAGCTCGCCGAGATGGCCGAGCTGCTCGAGGTGCGCTTGCGGGAGTATGGCGTCAAGGCTGAGGTGGTGCACACCTGGCCGGGGCCTGTCATCACGCGCTTCGAGATCAAGCCTGCCGCCGGGGTGAAGGTCTCCAAGATCAGCAATCTGGCCAAGGACCTGGCGCGCTCGCTGATGGTCAAGAGCGTGCGGGTGGTCGAGATCATCCCCGGGCGGCCCACCGTGGGCATCGAGATTCCCAACCCGCACCGTGCCATGATCCGCCTGCGCGAGGTCATCGACTCCGACAGCTATCAGGATGCGAGTTCGCCATTGACCATGGCATTGGGCCAGGACATCGGCGGGGCGCCGGTGGTGGCCAATCTTGGCAAGATGCCACACCTGCTGGTTGCCGGTACCACCGGGTCGGGCAAGTCGGTGGGCGTCAACGCCATGCTGATCTCGATGCTGCTCAAGGCCACGCCCGATGAAGTCCGCATGATCATGGTCGACCCCAAGATGCTGGAGCTGTCGGTCTATGACGGCATCCCGCATCTGTTGGCGCCGGTGGTCACCGACATGAAGGAGGCCGCCAACGCCCTGCGCTGGTGCGTGGCCGAGATGGAGCGGCGCTACAAGCTAATGGCGGCGATGGGCGTGCGCAATATCGCCGGCTTCAATGCCAAGCTCGACGAGGCCGAGCGTGCCGGGGCCCAAGTCGCCGACCCGTTGTGGGAGCCGCAGCCCTGGCAGATGCATGAATCGCCGCCGGTGCTGGAGAAGCTGCCCTACATCGTGGTGGTCATCGACGAGTTTGCCGATATGTTCATGATCGTCGGCAAGAAGGTCGAGGAGCTGATCGCGCGGCTGGCCCAGAAGGCTCGTGCGGCGGGGATTCATCTGATTCTCGCCACCCAACGGCCTTCGGTGGATGTGGTGACCGGTCTGATCAAGGCCAACATCCCCACCCGCATGGCCTTCCAGGTGTCCTCGCGGATCGACTCGCGGACCATCCTCGACCAGGGCGGCGCCGAGAACCTGCTCGGTCACGGCGACATGCTCTACCTGCCGGCCGGCGCAGGCCTGCCGATGCGCGTGCACGGCGCCTTCGTCGATGACGACGAGGTGCACCGGGTCGCCGAGGACTGGAAGCGGCGCGGCGAGCCCGAGTACATCGACGAAATCCTCTCCGGCGGTGTCTCGGCGGATGCCCTGGCCGGCCTCGAGGGCGATAGTGGCAGCGGCGATGACGACGCCGAGCAGGATGCCCTCTACGACGAGGCGGTAATGTTTGTCACCGAGTCCCGTCGCGCCTCGATCTCGGCCGTGCAACGCCGCTTCAAGATCGGCTATAACCGCGCAGCGCGCCTGGTTGAGACCATGGAAGGCGCCGGTGTGGTGTCAACCATGGGCACCAACGGCTCCCGCGAAGTGCTGGCGCCGCCGCCGGTGGGCAACTGA
- the murI gene encoding glutamate racemase: MSGPILIFDSGVGGLSVVAAIRQRLPEAALCYACDNAMLPYGTKPDDWLVARIVTVCQAAVEASQASALVVACNTASTLALEALRDSLAIPVIGTVPAIKPAAAASRSGHLALLATSATVHRPYTRRLIEDFAGHCQVMRLAADPLVGQAERQLAGEPLDNQVIADCLAPLWEDPALDTVVLGCTHFPLLTRALAAAAPRPITWIDSGDAIARRVAQVVAPLPRAEGSGGEGPGAAWVTAPSVSLAAVLAVYGFATTKRLALATTAPEADSPLRT; this comes from the coding sequence ATGAGCGGTCCTATTCTGATCTTCGATTCAGGTGTCGGTGGCCTTTCGGTGGTCGCCGCCATTCGCCAGCGCCTGCCCGAGGCGGCGCTTTGTTATGCCTGCGACAATGCCATGCTGCCCTACGGTACCAAGCCCGATGACTGGTTGGTGGCGCGCATTGTTACGGTCTGCCAGGCGGCCGTGGAGGCAAGCCAAGCCAGTGCCCTGGTGGTGGCCTGCAACACCGCGAGCACCCTGGCGCTCGAGGCACTGCGCGATAGTCTGGCGATTCCGGTGATCGGCACCGTGCCGGCCATCAAACCGGCAGCAGCGGCCAGTCGCAGCGGCCATCTGGCACTGCTTGCGACCTCGGCGACGGTGCATCGACCTTACACGCGCCGGCTGATCGAGGACTTCGCGGGTCACTGCCAGGTGATGCGACTGGCCGCCGACCCGCTGGTCGGGCAAGCCGAGCGTCAGCTGGCCGGCGAACCGCTGGATAATCAAGTGATCGCCGATTGCCTGGCGCCGCTGTGGGAGGATCCGGCACTGGATACCGTGGTGCTGGGCTGCACCCACTTTCCGTTGCTGACGCGAGCGCTTGCCGCGGCCGCGCCGCGTCCGATCACCTGGATCGATTCGGGAGATGCCATCGCCCGCCGCGTGGCGCAGGTAGTCGCGCCGCTGCCGCGCGCAGAAGGTTCCGGCGGTGAGGGCCCCGGCGCCGCCTGGGTGACCGCGCCGAGTGTTTCTCTCGCCGCGGTTTTGGCCGTCTATGGCTTTGCCACCACCAAAAGGCTCGCGCTGGCGACCACGGCCCCTGAGGCCGACTCCCCGCTGCGTACTTGA